A DNA window from Acidobacteriota bacterium contains the following coding sequences:
- a CDS encoding C25 family cysteine peptidase: MKQQRGFLIIAGIGLCIGLIAWLNPQKTQGATFTVTNTNDSGAGSLRQAIINANATSTIDTINFAITGSGVKTIAPLTPFPDITAPVIIDGTTQTGWSVGNLVIELDGTNAGASANGLSFFNIPDTAATSIVRGLAINRFSNAGIATQISSNITIEGCHIGTDPTGTIARGNVVGILLQRTIGSFLSINITVGGNTAAERNVISGNTFMGLRVFGSSLYNITGNYIGTDKSGMVALPNVFGMEITGVNITVGGATSNLRNVISGNTATAMNVNGLENIVQGNFIGVAADGITPMGNNGAGITIIGNGSTNNDHTIGGLNAGEGNLIAYNTGDGINIFRDTNPTTGHRILGNSIFSNGGQGIDLDQNGVTPNDTGDGDTGTNNLQNFPVLASAVSNGLTTSITGQFNSAANTSYRIEFFASSSCDPSGNGEGETFLGFTNVTTNSTGNANINANLPPTSFGQFITATATRNTAPLDTSEFSACVPVIIETLVVTNTNDSGAGSLRQAIIDANANANQTLITFNIASEGVQTITLASALPSITAPIVIDGLSQQNASCSSPLIELDGTNAGAGLDGLLISAGNSTVQGLIINRFSGDGISLINNGGNTIRCNRLGTNAAGNADFGNNGNGVLVSSSSNNTISDNTISGNSLSGVRLVSSSNNLVQGNLIGLSADGLTKIGNSSGGISFFTLGTGNLIGGTTVAARNIISGNAGAGIALRDASVTNNTIQGNYIGVNVTGSGTGFGNTTDGIQIFLNSANNTIGGTNAGESNLIAFNANRGVSLQSTAGTGNKISGNAIHSNGTPTNFLGIDLNADGITANDAGDADTGANNLQNFPVISSAEVFSGLGTVINGTLNSAANTSFRIEFFTNPTCDALGNGEGQTFLGFVDVTTNASGNATISHTLPTEATIGHALTATATRNLAPFDTSEFSVCRTITAFVPPSIVVTNTNDSGAGSLRQAIIDANADPAPNTLTFNIAGAGVKTISPTTPLPTITAPVIIDGLSQPNATCSSPIVELNGTNAGAGADGLVISAGNSTVQGLIINRFNGDGIEFNTTGTNTVKCSRIGTSQSGLAALGNGANGIFLNNVSNNTIGGTADDGNLISANTANGILIDGATTSASNNTIQGNLIGVNSQGNVSAGMSNTQDGIHIQGANATNNTIGGMVSGARNVISNNGDDGIETASSASNTIIKGNFIGVNSSGNGDAGNVDRGIVANGTTTIGGTTAAERNIISANIVGIQTVGTSATTTIQGNYIGLGADGTTALGNTLGVFLNNTNNSLIGGTVAGAGNVISANPDTGITLDGSNNFVQGNLIGTDATGTLDKGNGDGNTATGGGISVADPNNTIGGSTTSARNLISGNNFGIFMGLTSSTGTTIKNNFIGTNVAGTGALGNSRAGILIASNNNIIGGNSGEGNIIAFSGQNGIGIGSVATGNRITANSIYSNNLMGIDLGNNGVVQVNDNLDPDTGANNLQNYPVITSVSAVIGVSITIQGTLNSSANAAFQLDFYANTSCDNSGFGEGRNYLGATNVTTNASGDATFNVTFNVAVASGSRVTATATDASGNTSEFSACSQPTLVELMALSATGFDNGSLIEWQTGFEADNLGFNIYRDENGKRELLNAQLVAGSALKAGAVLTAGDHYGFWVSGTSETAAYWLEDVDLNGHSTWHGPVYVKSVGGKPDEPVQARFLTDVSKPFAEIDTSKIIETVAGSINRFANTDDNLTLAKISGKTETDSPGMMESLRAIKIGVKQEGFYRLTPTELSRAGLSKDANPQTLQMFVEGKEIPISVVTDKSGSLQAVEFYGVGLDTPSTNTRIYWLVEGTQSGKRLVAQTGRGEITPQSFIETIERRDRSIYFAALRNGEKENFFGAIITAQTVDQTLTLKNLAINAAEKATLEITLQGVTQQAHRVQVQLNGNLIGYLDFNAQQNHAEKFAVPLAFLQTGVNTVRLTAQNGASDVSLVDAIRVSYPKTFTAENNQLKFTAREGERISINGFTSKNLRVFDVTATDAPQELACTIEQSKLGGLILSVATFEKGTRRLLAIANDQPGQPVSVKLNIPSDLKPASGADFVVIANGQFLDALKPLKQKREAEGLKVALVDVEDLYDEFNFGNKSPQAIRAFLSNTQSNKLQRPRFVLLVGDASYDAKNYLGRGEFDLLPTRFIDTEFMETASDDWFADFNDDGIAEMAVGRLPARTLTDAENVIAKILHYQPNVAPASALLVSDANEGFDFEGANGGIRSLIEAQLKVEELRRGQLDATTAKAKLFDALNRGQRLVNYVGHGSLNVWRGNLLTAQEARNLTNASLPMFVTMSCLNGDFSEAESESLGEALLLAGRGGALAVWASSGLTSPHGQKVLNQNFINRLFNSAAKRVTIGEAAQQAKTAIADMDIRRTWILLGDPTLRLK, encoded by the coding sequence ATGAAACAACAGCGTGGGTTTTTGATAATTGCCGGTATCGGTTTATGTATAGGGTTGATCGCCTGGTTAAACCCGCAGAAAACCCAGGGCGCGACGTTTACGGTTACCAACACCAACGACAGCGGCGCGGGTTCGCTTCGTCAGGCAATCATCAATGCCAATGCGACTTCAACGATTGATACCATCAATTTCGCGATAACCGGAAGCGGCGTAAAAACCATCGCGCCGCTTACGCCTTTCCCGGACATCACCGCGCCGGTGATTATTGATGGCACAACGCAAACGGGATGGTCTGTCGGCAATCTCGTCATCGAACTGGATGGAACAAACGCGGGAGCTTCTGCAAACGGCTTATCGTTTTTCAATATCCCTGACACCGCCGCAACCAGTATTGTCAGAGGCTTGGCAATCAATCGTTTCTCAAACGCTGGCATCGCCACGCAGATTTCAAGCAACATCACCATCGAAGGCTGTCACATCGGAACAGACCCCACGGGCACAATCGCTCGCGGCAACGTCGTAGGCATTTTGTTGCAACGCACAATCGGCAGTTTTCTCTCCATCAATATCACCGTCGGCGGCAACACTGCGGCAGAGCGCAATGTGATTTCGGGAAATACGTTTATGGGGCTGAGAGTTTTTGGCAGCTCGCTTTATAACATAACCGGCAATTACATAGGCACGGATAAAAGCGGCATGGTGGCGCTTCCAAACGTGTTTGGAATGGAAATAACCGGCGTAAACATTACTGTCGGCGGCGCTACATCGAATTTGCGCAACGTGATTTCGGGAAATACCGCGACCGCAATGAACGTGAACGGTTTGGAAAACATTGTGCAGGGAAATTTCATAGGCGTTGCTGCCGACGGCATAACCCCTATGGGCAACAACGGCGCAGGCATTACGATTATCGGCAACGGTTCAACCAATAACGACCACACCATCGGTGGATTAAACGCCGGTGAAGGCAACCTAATCGCTTATAACACCGGAGACGGCATCAATATTTTTCGTGACACCAACCCGACTACCGGACACAGAATTTTAGGCAATTCGATTTTCTCAAACGGCGGACAAGGGATTGACCTGGACCAGAACGGCGTAACCCCAAACGATACGGGCGACGGCGACACCGGCACAAATAATTTGCAAAACTTTCCCGTTCTGGCGTCTGCCGTGTCAAACGGTTTGACAACCAGCATAACCGGACAATTCAACAGCGCGGCAAACACTTCTTATCGAATAGAATTTTTTGCCAGTTCTTCGTGTGACCCTTCGGGCAATGGTGAAGGCGAAACTTTTCTGGGCTTTACGAATGTAACAACAAACTCCACCGGCAATGCCAATATCAACGCGAACCTTCCGCCCACATCCTTCGGTCAATTCATTACGGCTACGGCGACGAGAAACACCGCGCCGCTTGATACTTCGGAATTTTCCGCCTGCGTTCCGGTTATCATCGAAACCCTGGTGGTTACTAACACCAATGACAGTGGCGCGGGTTCGCTCCGTCAGGCGATTATTGATGCAAATGCCAACGCCAATCAGACGCTCATAACTTTCAACATCGCGAGCGAAGGCGTTCAAACCATCACGCTCGCTTCCGCCCTGCCGAGTATTACTGCGCCGATTGTGATTGACGGCTTATCACAACAGAATGCGTCTTGCAGTTCGCCTTTGATTGAACTCGATGGGACGAATGCAGGCGCAGGCTTGGACGGATTGTTGATTTCTGCGGGCAACAGCACCGTTCAAGGCTTAATCATCAATCGCTTCAGTGGTGATGGGATTTCACTTATTAACAACGGCGGCAATACCATCAGGTGCAATCGCCTTGGCACCAACGCGGCAGGCAATGCGGATTTTGGAAACAACGGGAATGGAGTCTTAGTCAGTTCATCATCAAATAATACAATTTCCGACAACACCATCTCCGGCAACTCGCTATCGGGCGTTCGCTTGGTAAGTTCGTCAAACAACCTTGTGCAGGGCAACCTCATCGGTTTGAGCGCCGACGGTTTGACGAAAATCGGCAACTCATCGGGCGGCATCAGCTTTTTCACCTTGGGCACTGGAAATCTGATTGGCGGCACAACCGTAGCCGCGCGCAATATCATTTCAGGCAACGCCGGCGCAGGCATTGCTCTGCGCGATGCGAGCGTAACCAACAACACCATTCAGGGAAACTACATCGGTGTCAATGTCACGGGAAGCGGCACGGGGTTTGGCAACACCACCGACGGCATACAAATCTTTTTGAATTCAGCAAACAACACTATCGGCGGCACCAACGCGGGCGAAAGCAATCTCATCGCGTTTAACGCCAATCGCGGCGTTTCGCTTCAAAGCACGGCTGGGACAGGAAACAAAATCTCAGGCAATGCGATTCACTCAAACGGCACGCCAACAAATTTTTTGGGCATAGACCTGAACGCCGACGGTATCACTGCAAACGACGCAGGCGACGCGGACACCGGCGCGAACAATTTGCAAAACTTTCCCGTCATCTCATCAGCCGAAGTTTTTTCAGGTCTCGGAACGGTTATCAACGGCACACTCAACAGCGCTGCTAACACCTCTTTCCGCATAGAGTTTTTTACAAACCCAACCTGTGACGCGCTCGGCAATGGCGAAGGGCAAACCTTTTTAGGATTTGTTGATGTCACCACAAACGCGAGTGGCAACGCCACCATCAGCCATACCCTTCCAACCGAAGCAACCATCGGACACGCCTTGACCGCAACCGCTACGCGAAACCTCGCGCCGTTTGATACTTCGGAGTTTTCAGTTTGCCGCACCATTACGGCTTTCGTGCCTCCGTCAATTGTGGTCACCAACACCAACGACAGCGGCGCGGGAAGTTTGCGACAGGCAATCATTGACGCCAACGCCGACCCTGCGCCAAACACCCTCACGTTCAACATAGCAGGCGCGGGCGTGAAAACCATTTCGCCGACCACGCCGCTGCCAACCATCACCGCACCTGTAATAATTGACGGCTTATCACAACCAAACGCAACTTGCAGTTCGCCCATAGTTGAACTCAATGGCACCAACGCAGGCGCGGGCGCAGACGGTTTGGTCATCTCCGCAGGTAACAGCACCGTTCAGGGACTCATCATCAATCGTTTTAATGGTGATGGGATTGAATTCAACACCACCGGCACAAACACAGTTAAATGTTCGCGCATCGGCACAAGTCAAAGCGGACTCGCTGCTCTGGGTAATGGCGCGAATGGAATTTTCTTAAACAACGTCAGCAACAATACCATCGGCGGCACGGCAGATGACGGCAATCTGATTTCGGCAAACACCGCAAACGGAATTTTGATTGATGGCGCGACTACGTCCGCAAGCAACAACACCATTCAAGGCAATCTCATCGGCGTCAATTCTCAGGGCAATGTTTCTGCCGGAATGAGTAACACGCAAGACGGCATACACATTCAAGGCGCGAACGCTACAAATAACACCATCGGCGGGATGGTTTCGGGGGCGCGAAATGTGATTTCCAACAACGGCGACGATGGCATCGAAACCGCAAGTTCGGCAAGCAACACCATCATCAAAGGCAACTTCATCGGCGTCAATTCAAGCGGCAACGGCGACGCCGGAAATGTTGACAGAGGCATCGTCGCAAACGGCACCACAACCATCGGCGGCACAACCGCAGCCGAACGCAATATCATTTCCGCCAACATCGTTGGCATTCAAACCGTCGGCACCTCGGCGACCACCACCATTCAAGGAAACTACATTGGTCTTGGCGCAGACGGCACAACCGCGCTTGGAAACACCCTCGGCGTTTTTCTCAACAATACCAACAACAGCCTCATCGGTGGCACGGTCGCGGGCGCAGGCAATGTTATATCAGCTAACCCCGACACCGGAATTACTCTCGATGGCAGCAACAACTTTGTTCAGGGAAATTTGATTGGCACAGACGCGACAGGGACATTAGATAAAGGCAATGGCGATGGCAACACCGCGACCGGTGGCGGCATTTCGGTTGCAGACCCGAACAACACCATCGGCGGTTCGACTACATCAGCGCGAAACCTAATTTCCGGCAACAACTTTGGAATTTTTATGGGGTTGACTTCTTCAACCGGCACCACGATTAAAAACAACTTCATCGGCACCAATGTTGCCGGAACCGGGGCATTAGGCAACAGCCGCGCAGGAATTTTGATTGCCTCCAACAACAACATAATTGGCGGAAATTCCGGGGAAGGAAACATTATTGCTTTCAGTGGACAAAACGGCATTGGCATTGGCTCAGTCGCCACCGGCAACCGTATTACTGCCAACTCGATTTATTCAAATAACCTGATGGGCATTGATTTGGGCAACAATGGGGTTGTACAAGTCAATGATAATCTTGACCCCGATACCGGGGCGAATAATCTGCAAAACTATCCGGTCATCACTTCGGTTTCGGCGGTCATTGGCGTAAGCATCACCATTCAAGGCACGTTGAACAGTTCGGCGAATGCCGCATTTCAATTGGATTTTTATGCCAACACCTCCTGCGATAATTCGGGATTTGGTGAAGGGCGAAATTACCTCGGCGCGACCAACGTCACAACCAACGCTTCCGGCGACGCGACATTTAATGTGACCTTCAATGTTGCGGTGGCATCGGGTTCGCGGGTTACTGCGACCGCTACGGATGCTTCGGGGAACACCTCGGAATTTTCCGCCTGCTCGCAACCAACCTTGGTTGAACTGATGGCGCTTTCGGCAACCGGCTTTGACAACGGCAGCTTGATTGAATGGCAAACCGGATTTGAAGCCGACAATCTCGGCTTTAATATCTATCGCGATGAAAACGGCAAACGTGAATTGTTGAATGCGCAACTCGTCGCCGGTTCGGCGCTCAAGGCGGGAGCGGTTTTAACAGCGGGCGACCATTACGGGTTTTGGGTAAGCGGCACATCGGAAACTGCCGCATACTGGTTGGAAGATGTTGACCTGAATGGGCACTCGACCTGGCACGGCCCGGTTTATGTGAAATCAGTTGGCGGGAAACCTGATGAACCCGTGCAGGCGAGATTTTTAACCGATGTTTCTAAACCGTTCGCCGAAATCGATACCTCAAAAATTATTGAAACGGTCGCGGGTTCAATAAACCGGTTTGCAAATACGGATGACAATTTGACGCTCGCAAAAATTTCCGGGAAAACCGAAACCGATTCGCCAGGGATGATGGAATCACTGCGGGCAATCAAGATTGGCGTGAAGCAAGAGGGGTTTTATCGCCTGACACCAACCGAACTCAGCCGTGCCGGTTTATCAAAAGACGCGAACCCGCAAACCTTGCAGATGTTTGTCGAAGGTAAAGAGATTCCGATTTCCGTAGTCACGGATAAATCAGGTTCGTTACAGGCAGTTGAATTTTACGGCGTCGGTTTGGATACGCCATCGACGAATACGCGAATTTACTGGCTGGTTGAAGGTACACAGTCCGGCAAACGTCTGGTTGCGCAAACCGGCAGAGGCGAAATCACGCCGCAATCATTTATTGAAACCATTGAACGGCGTGACCGCAGCATCTATTTCGCGGCATTACGAAATGGTGAAAAAGAAAATTTCTTTGGCGCGATTATCACTGCGCAAACCGTTGACCAAACTCTTACGCTTAAAAATCTCGCCATCAACGCGGCGGAAAAAGCGACGCTTGAAATCACTTTGCAGGGTGTCACACAACAAGCCCATCGCGTGCAGGTGCAACTCAATGGCAATCTAATCGGCTATCTCGATTTCAACGCGCAGCAAAATCATGCGGAAAAATTTGCAGTGCCGCTGGCGTTTCTGCAAACAGGGGTGAACACCGTTCGCTTAACCGCGCAAAACGGCGCAAGCGATGTTTCGCTGGTGGATGCGATTCGCGTCTCCTATCCGAAAACCTTTACCGCCGAAAATAATCAATTGAAATTTACGGCAAGGGAAGGCGAACGCATTTCGATAAATGGCTTCACCTCGAAAAACCTTCGCGTGTTTGATGTGACGGCAACAGATGCGCCGCAGGAACTTGCCTGCACGATTGAGCAGTCAAAACTCGGCGGGTTGATTTTAAGTGTTGCGACTTTTGAAAAGGGAACCCGCCGACTTTTAGCGATTGCCAATGACCAGCCAGGTCAACCGGTGAGCGTGAAATTGAATATCCCCTCAGACTTGAAACCGGCTAGTGGAGCCGATTTCGTGGTGATTGCCAATGGTCAGTTCCTTGACGCGCTCAAGCCGTTGAAACAGAAACGTGAAGCCGAAGGCTTGAAGGTGGCGCTCGTTGATGTCGAAGACCTCTACGATGAATTCAACTTCGGCAACAAATCGCCGCAAGCCATCAGAGCCTTTTTGAGCAATACGCAGAGCAATAAACTCCAACGCCCGCGCTTTGTATTACTCGTCGGCGATGCTTCGTATGATGCGAAAAATTATCTGGGGCGGGGTGAGTTCGATTTATTGCCGACCAGATTCATTGACACGGAGTTTATGGAGACCGCATCCGATGATTGGTTCGCGGATTTCAACGACGACGGGATTGCTGAAATGGCAGTGGGGCGGTTGCCCGCGCGAACGCTGACGGATGCCGAAAATGTAATCGCGAAAATTTTGCATTATCAACCAAACGTCGCGCCAGCGTCTGCATTGTTGGTTTCCGATGCCAATGAAGGTTTTGATTTTGAAGGTGCGAATGGCGGGATTCGATCATTGATCGAAGCGCAACTGAAGGTCGAAGAACTCAGACGCGGACAACTGGATGCGACGACGGCAAAAGCGAAACTCTTTGACGCCCTGAATCGCGGGCAGCGATTGGTGAATTATGTCGGTCACGGGTCGCTCAATGTGTGGCGCGGCAATCTGTTGACGGCACAGGAAGCAAGGAATTTGACCAACGCGAGTTTACCGATGTTTGTGACCATGAGTTGTTTGAACGGCGATTTTTCGGAAGCCGAATCGGAATCGCTTGGTGAAGCTTTACTGCTTGCCGGTCGCGGCGGCGCACTTGCCGTGTGGGCATCATCGGGTTTGACTTCGCCGCACGGTCAAAAAGTATTGAATCAAAATTTTATCAACCGGCTGTTCAACTCTGCTGCGAAAAGAGTGACCATCGGGGAAGCCGCGCAACAGGCAAAAACTGCAATCGCGGATATGGACATTCGCCGCACCTGGATACTCTTAGGCGACCCGACACTCAGATTGAAATAA